Proteins encoded by one window of Paenibacillus urinalis:
- a CDS encoding response regulator transcription factor, with translation MAEHENRILVVDDEERIRRLLKMYLEKEGYEIDEAEDGETALHKATSEDYGLILLDVMLPGIDGIEVCTRLRQAKSTPVLMLTAKGEEINRVQGFEVGADDYVVKPFSPREVIYRVKAILRRSSETAYLSKENNSSNNIVFPHLLIEHDAHRVTANGEEISLTPKEYELLHYLAISPDKVFSREDLLKDVWNYEFFGDLRTVDTHVKRLREKLNRVSPEAASMITTVWGVGYKLEVPK, from the coding sequence ATGGCAGAACATGAGAACCGAATATTGGTCGTCGATGACGAAGAAAGAATTAGAAGATTGTTAAAGATGTATTTGGAGAAGGAAGGCTATGAGATCGACGAAGCTGAGGATGGAGAAACGGCGCTACATAAAGCGACATCTGAAGATTATGGTTTGATTCTGCTTGATGTTATGCTGCCTGGTATCGACGGAATTGAAGTGTGTACCCGGCTGCGGCAAGCCAAGTCAACTCCGGTACTTATGCTGACAGCAAAGGGTGAAGAGATTAACAGAGTCCAAGGATTTGAAGTCGGAGCAGACGATTATGTGGTCAAGCCCTTCAGTCCACGGGAAGTGATATACAGAGTCAAGGCGATTCTTCGCCGTTCATCTGAAACAGCTTATCTATCCAAGGAGAACAACTCGAGCAATAACATCGTGTTTCCACACCTTCTGATTGAGCATGATGCCCACCGGGTTACAGCGAACGGCGAAGAGATCAGCTTAACACCCAAAGAATATGAGCTGCTTCACTATTTGGCCATTTCTCCGGACAAGGTATTCTCACGTGAGGACCTCTTGAAGGATGTTTGGAATTATGAATTTTTCGGAGATCTTCGTACCGTAGATACTCATGTTAAACGTCTGCGCGAAAAATTAAATCGCGTCTCTCCTGAAGCGGCTTCCATGATCACAACGGTGTGGGGCGTTGGCTATAAATTGGAGGTTCCGAAATAA
- the ccsA gene encoding cytochrome c biogenesis protein CcsA produces the protein MNNLLDLSSNAFLISFFLYCAAFIVYAIAIMGRKFSNRDPIVHVKKWGKIGLITTSIALVAQLIYFFTRWVGAGHIPVSNMYEFMSFLSMMVIIAFIVLFAIYKTPLLGLFALPITIILMAYAAVFPQEVQPLVPSLQSIWLNIHVTLAALGESFFAVGFAAGLMYLLRTVKFDSSAKSDKKQQGWVEFTLIVIIIVIGFIGTVFAFRASGYEAVFTQQEVADVDTGGTDNSTIEKVIYHMPPIVAPYNSETESYTSFLGMKEPLFEAPSWMNGVNAGRKLNTVIWSVVSGLVLYGLLRLIVRKPLGRAISPHLKDIDPDDLDEISYRAIAIGFPIFTLGALIFAMIWAEIAWGRFWGWDPKEVWALITWLYYSAYLHLRLSKGWQGRNSAWLAVIGFLIVMFTLVGVNLIISGLHSYAGTE, from the coding sequence GTGAATAACTTACTCGATCTTAGCAGCAATGCGTTTCTGATCTCATTTTTCTTATATTGTGCTGCGTTTATTGTATATGCGATTGCCATTATGGGCCGTAAATTCAGCAACCGGGATCCAATCGTCCATGTGAAAAAATGGGGTAAAATTGGACTGATTACGACCTCGATTGCACTCGTGGCCCAACTGATCTACTTCTTTACACGTTGGGTTGGTGCGGGGCATATTCCCGTGAGTAATATGTATGAGTTTATGTCCTTCTTGTCAATGATGGTCATCATCGCTTTTATTGTCTTGTTTGCGATATACAAAACACCGCTTCTGGGACTGTTTGCACTTCCGATTACCATTATCTTAATGGCCTATGCAGCCGTATTTCCACAGGAGGTTCAGCCGCTTGTTCCTTCCTTGCAGTCGATTTGGCTTAATATTCATGTTACTCTAGCGGCGCTTGGAGAGTCCTTTTTCGCCGTTGGATTTGCGGCAGGTCTTATGTATCTATTGCGGACCGTTAAATTTGACAGTTCTGCGAAATCTGATAAGAAACAGCAAGGATGGGTTGAATTCACGCTGATTGTTATTATTATTGTAATAGGCTTTATCGGTACCGTGTTTGCATTTCGGGCTAGTGGATATGAGGCGGTCTTCACGCAGCAGGAAGTGGCTGACGTTGACACTGGGGGGACCGATAATAGTACAATAGAAAAAGTAATTTATCATATGCCGCCGATTGTGGCACCATACAATAGTGAAACCGAGAGCTACACATCATTCCTTGGAATGAAGGAACCTTTATTTGAAGCTCCTTCCTGGATGAATGGTGTTAATGCAGGACGCAAGCTTAATACAGTGATATGGTCAGTTGTTTCTGGTCTTGTTTTATATGGATTGCTGCGACTTATCGTTCGCAAACCTCTAGGACGAGCGATCAGTCCTCATTTGAAAGATATTGATCCGGATGATCTGGATGAGATTAGTTACCGTGCTATTGCGATTGGCTTCCCGATCTTTACGCTCGGAGCACTCATATTCGCTATGATATGGGCTGAGATCGCATGGGGACGTTTCTGGGGATGGGACCCTAAAGAAGTCTGGGCTTTGATTACATGGCTGTATTATAGTGCTTATCTGCATCTGCGTCTGTCAAAAGGGTGGCAGGGAAGAAATTCAGCGTGGCTTGCAGTGATCGGATTTTTAATTGTGATGTTTACATTAGTTGGCGTGAATTTAATTATCTCAGGTCTCCACTCCTATGCAGGAACAGAATAA
- the resB gene encoding cytochrome c biogenesis protein ResB, with translation MIQNTKCECGHQNPVGTVLCEACGKPQHQEDLESREPLEMRYDGIARRSQKSDPTIIDLVWNFFSSVKVAIYLIVITLLGAMLGTIYPQENAFINMDPSVYYKETYGTLGHIYYSLGLSHTYESWWFILLLVMIGASLVICSLDRVLPLYKALSKQRIPKHIQFLTRQRVTYQTAFPDEEAEEWIKKAVAPLKKKGYRVKTDGSALLAEKYRFSRWGPYVIHIGLIIFLLAVLARGLPGLHMDEHISFPQGEIKNIPDTTLYLENIDFRVEYYSEEETPEEFRNLGRIVPKLFETEAKLYECTADCTDPSRTPQLQEVTHHFIRVNDPLDYEGLKAYQYDFDLTPILRSVSPEVIDLDTGISYGKIQLDMQNPEQHFEAGPYSLTLKEKYMDFGLNDEGVPVSKSPNPNAPAFLFAITGPDLPEEGIQYLYFPLEIDKERFQQDVINERLNGGSMPLELNVDGMENVDIIESTSYLNIRIDKAMPFVWVGASIVMLGLVLGFYWQHRRVWIRIDNGTLVLGAHTNKNWFGLRREVADVLQQLDIIVDEKLLDNGGNKA, from the coding sequence ATGATCCAAAATACAAAATGTGAATGCGGCCATCAGAATCCAGTAGGAACAGTGCTCTGTGAAGCATGCGGCAAGCCTCAGCACCAGGAGGATCTTGAGTCGAGAGAACCGCTGGAAATGCGGTATGACGGGATAGCCAGACGTTCACAGAAGAGCGATCCGACTATCATTGATCTCGTCTGGAATTTCTTCTCCTCCGTCAAAGTAGCTATCTATCTGATTGTAATCACTTTGCTCGGAGCCATGCTGGGGACTATTTATCCGCAGGAAAATGCGTTTATCAATATGGACCCTTCCGTGTATTACAAAGAGACATACGGAACACTCGGGCATATTTATTATTCACTTGGCTTGTCTCATACATACGAATCCTGGTGGTTTATTCTGCTGCTGGTTATGATCGGAGCTTCATTAGTTATATGCAGCTTAGATCGGGTACTACCGCTATACAAGGCATTGAGCAAACAGCGTATTCCGAAGCATATTCAATTCTTAACCAGGCAGAGGGTTACATACCAAACTGCGTTTCCAGATGAGGAAGCAGAAGAATGGATTAAGAAAGCGGTTGCGCCGCTCAAAAAGAAAGGCTATCGAGTAAAAACAGACGGCTCTGCATTGCTTGCTGAGAAATATCGATTTAGCCGCTGGGGACCTTACGTCATTCATATTGGTCTGATCATCTTCCTGCTGGCTGTTCTTGCCAGAGGACTGCCTGGACTGCATATGGACGAGCATATTTCGTTTCCGCAAGGGGAGATCAAGAACATTCCTGATACCACTCTATATCTTGAGAACATTGATTTTAGAGTGGAGTATTACTCGGAGGAAGAAACACCAGAGGAGTTCAGGAATCTTGGCAGGATTGTTCCTAAGCTGTTTGAGACGGAAGCTAAATTGTACGAGTGCACTGCGGATTGTACGGATCCATCCAGGACGCCTCAGCTTCAAGAGGTCACGCATCACTTTATAAGAGTTAACGACCCGCTGGATTATGAGGGCTTAAAGGCTTATCAATATGACTTTGACCTTACGCCGATCCTTCGCTCCGTATCTCCTGAGGTCATCGATCTTGACACTGGAATTTCCTACGGAAAGATTCAATTGGATATGCAGAATCCGGAGCAGCATTTTGAGGCAGGTCCTTATTCACTAACACTGAAAGAGAAGTACATGGATTTTGGACTGAATGATGAAGGAGTACCCGTCTCTAAGTCACCGAATCCGAACGCGCCGGCCTTTTTATTCGCCATTACCGGTCCTGACCTTCCGGAAGAAGGGATACAGTATTTATATTTTCCACTCGAAATTGATAAGGAGCGCTTCCAGCAAGATGTGATTAACGAACGTCTTAACGGTGGCAGTATGCCCCTTGAGCTGAATGTGGATGGAATGGAAAATGTGGATATTATCGAATCGACCTCATATTTGAATATACGAATTGATAAGGCGATGCCGTTTGTATGGGTCGGAGCTTCCATTGTGATGCTTGGTCTGGTTCTCGGATTCTACTGGCAGCATCGGAGAGTATGGATTCGAATAGATAACGGAACTCTCGTGCTGGGTGCACATACGAACAAGAACTGGTTTGGTTTAAGGCGTGAGGTAGCGGATGTGCTACAGCAGCTAGATATTATCGTTGACGAAAAACTCTTGGATAACGGAGGAAACAAAGCGTGA
- a CDS encoding redoxin domain-containing protein, with amino-acid sequence MGRSKRTVQVVILIFIVILGAYAIFSSTAKSDGKPVVGDSVPDFELLGIDEAVHKLDQFEGQPMVINFWGTWCEPCVDEMPALQEQWEKWKEQGVAFIGINVGEDKMTVNNFVRQVGVDFPIMYDEKKIATSRFAVGPMPSTFFVSKDGKISEIFEGQLNLDTLEYHIQQLVNSN; translated from the coding sequence ATGGGGAGATCAAAGAGAACCGTTCAGGTTGTTATTTTGATATTCATTGTCATTTTAGGTGCTTATGCAATATTCTCTTCTACAGCCAAATCGGATGGCAAGCCTGTTGTAGGGGATTCGGTTCCTGATTTCGAACTGTTGGGCATAGATGAAGCGGTTCACAAGCTGGATCAATTCGAAGGTCAGCCGATGGTCATTAATTTCTGGGGAACCTGGTGTGAGCCCTGTGTTGATGAGATGCCGGCACTGCAGGAGCAGTGGGAGAAATGGAAAGAGCAGGGAGTTGCCTTTATCGGTATCAATGTAGGTGAAGATAAGATGACGGTTAACAATTTTGTGCGTCAGGTTGGGGTTGATTTTCCGATTATGTACGATGAGAAAAAGATCGCGACAAGCCGTTTTGCTGTGGGTCCAATGCCCTCCACTTTCTTTGTTTCCAAGGATGGAAAGATCTCCGAAATATTTGAAGGTCAGCTGAATTTAGACACGCTCGAGTATCATATCCAGCAACTGGTGAATTCAAACTGA
- a CDS encoding pseudouridine synthase, with product MERLQKIIAQAGIASRRKSEELILSGKVEVNGEVVTELGTKANPDEDIITVNGKPIRSEKKIYLIMNKPKGVITSASDPEGRKIVSDYLKGIKERVYPVGRLDYDTEGLLLLTNDGEFAHLLTHPKHHVPKTYLATVKGVPHGTSLDKLRDGIMLEDGMTSPAEVEYKDVDTEKNEAVIQITIHEGRNRQVRRMFEAINHPVTRLKRISFGGLLLQNLKRGLYRHLTAEEINNLLQAAKSDPSKKKSRR from the coding sequence ATGGAGAGATTACAAAAAATTATCGCACAGGCGGGAATTGCTTCCAGACGCAAGAGCGAAGAGCTCATACTGTCCGGCAAAGTAGAAGTGAATGGAGAAGTTGTGACTGAGCTGGGTACGAAGGCAAATCCCGATGAAGATATCATTACGGTGAACGGCAAGCCGATTCGAAGTGAGAAGAAGATATACCTGATCATGAATAAACCCAAAGGTGTCATCACAAGTGCTTCTGATCCTGAGGGGAGAAAGATTGTTTCGGATTATCTTAAGGGAATCAAGGAGCGCGTCTACCCTGTAGGCCGACTTGATTACGATACAGAAGGGCTTCTACTGCTTACAAACGATGGTGAGTTTGCTCATTTGCTGACACATCCGAAGCACCATGTGCCGAAGACCTATCTGGCGACGGTTAAGGGAGTACCGCACGGTACATCGCTGGACAAGCTCCGTGATGGAATTATGCTTGAGGACGGGATGACTTCTCCGGCTGAAGTGGAGTACAAGGATGTAGATACGGAGAAGAACGAGGCTGTTATTCAAATTACGATTCATGAAGGAAGAAACCGTCAGGTTAGACGGATGTTTGAAGCGATCAATCATCCCGTGACTAGACTGAAGCGGATCTCCTTCGGAGGGCTGCTGCTGCAGAATTTGAAGCGGGGCTTATATCGTCACCTGACAGCAGAGGAGATCAATAATCTTCTTCAGGCGGCCAAATCCGATCCTTCCAAGAAGAAATCACGCAGATAA
- a CDS encoding spore maturation protein, which produces MLSFINLISTWAIPVMIAFIPVYAYFRKVPVYESFVDGAKEGFGTAISIIPSLVAMMVAISVFRASGALDFFIGLIAPLFQWMGVPPEVLPLGILRPLTGTGSLAFTTDLIQTHGPDSMIGRIASTIQGSTDTTLYVLTVYFGAVGIRNGRYALKVGLFSDIVGFVAAITICLLVFG; this is translated from the coding sequence ATGTTGTCCTTTATTAATCTCATTTCGACATGGGCGATACCTGTCATGATTGCCTTCATTCCTGTATATGCCTATTTCCGAAAAGTGCCAGTATACGAATCATTTGTCGATGGGGCAAAGGAAGGCTTCGGCACGGCGATATCGATCATTCCAAGCTTGGTCGCTATGATGGTAGCCATCAGTGTATTTCGGGCATCAGGCGCACTGGATTTTTTTATAGGGCTCATAGCACCTCTGTTTCAGTGGATGGGTGTTCCTCCCGAGGTGCTTCCGCTGGGCATACTTAGACCGTTAACAGGGACCGGCTCCCTTGCTTTTACGACAGACCTGATTCAAACGCATGGCCCTGACTCTATGATTGGCCGTATTGCTTCCACCATCCAAGGCAGTACGGACACGACACTTTATGTATTAACCGTATATTTTGGAGCCGTTGGAATACGGAATGGCAGATATGCCCTAAAGGTAGGATTGTTCTCCGATATTGTTGGATTTGTGGCTGCCATCACGATTTGTCTGCTCGTATTTGGATAA
- a CDS encoding nucleoside recognition domain-containing protein, with product MINLIWLAMIVIGFVFAAAKGNIELVTQAAFDGAATGVTVCFGLISVLVFWMGMTKIAEDSGLLSKVAKLLGPIVSYLFPDVPKQHPAMGYILSNMSANLFGLGNAATPMGIKAMQQLQELNPDKTTASPAMCTLLALNTASITIIPTTLIAIRLNYHSANPAEIVGTTLMATAIATFAAIAADRYFRSRTPTPKAPSPPKNRLNKPIIESSSKG from the coding sequence ATGATTAACCTGATTTGGCTTGCCATGATCGTTATCGGATTTGTATTTGCCGCAGCGAAGGGGAATATTGAGCTTGTCACCCAGGCGGCTTTTGATGGGGCAGCGACGGGGGTTACCGTATGCTTCGGATTGATCAGCGTTCTCGTATTCTGGATGGGGATGACGAAGATCGCGGAGGACTCCGGTCTGCTGAGTAAAGTAGCGAAGCTTCTAGGTCCCATTGTATCTTATCTGTTCCCGGATGTGCCGAAGCAGCATCCGGCAATGGGATATATCTTATCCAATATGAGCGCTAACCTGTTTGGACTCGGAAACGCAGCGACACCCATGGGGATTAAAGCGATGCAGCAGCTTCAGGAGCTGAATCCGGACAAAACGACAGCCAGTCCGGCCATGTGTACCTTACTGGCTCTGAATACAGCAAGTATCACCATTATTCCGACCACCCTGATTGCGATTCGTCTGAACTATCATTCGGCTAATCCCGCTGAAATTGTAGGCACGACACTGATGGCGACAGCAATTGCTACATTTGCGGCTATCGCAGCAGATCGATATTTCCGAAGCAGAACACCGACACCTAAGGCACCATCACCTCCAAAAAACCGCCTCAATAAGCCGATCATTGAATCATCCTCGAAAGGGTGA
- a CDS encoding D-alanyl-D-alanine carboxypeptidase family protein: MNLFKKMTILPLVFSLFTLPFTAHADHKPGHVEAPMLSTHAQTAALIDVTSGRILYSKDGEKEMRIASLTKIMTAIVAIEQGDLKSTVTVSKNAAGKEGSSLYLKLGEKMTLENMLFGLMLRSGNDAATAIAEHIGGSEEGFVYLMNKKADEIGLVHSQFRNPHGLDDEGHYSTAEDMAKLTAYALHNVDFKRIVATPEHKAPNPEESWDYDWHNKNKMLRLYEGADGVKTGYTKKALRCLVSSATRNGQQLVAVTLNDGNDWNDHASMLDYGFEHYPLNELAAKGQSIQQYEYITGNAFKYPLLAGETGEVRTKLVLYNQRSESESRSETADANFGLKGRIEFSLNGVKIGEVPVYEKGSFIPKDKAAETIALPYDQLKENSLFGSLKRVLDQLFN; this comes from the coding sequence ATGAATCTGTTTAAAAAAATGACTATATTGCCTTTGGTATTCTCGTTATTTACCTTACCATTTACAGCTCATGCTGACCATAAACCTGGTCATGTTGAAGCTCCTATGCTCAGTACTCATGCACAGACAGCCGCTCTCATTGATGTAACCTCAGGCCGAATCCTTTACAGCAAAGATGGAGAGAAGGAGATGCGAATTGCCAGTTTGACCAAAATCATGACCGCAATCGTGGCGATTGAGCAAGGGGATTTGAAGAGTACGGTTACAGTTAGTAAAAATGCAGCCGGCAAAGAAGGCTCGTCGCTGTACTTGAAACTAGGAGAAAAGATGACGCTTGAGAATATGCTCTTTGGCTTGATGCTTCGATCAGGCAACGATGCCGCAACGGCCATCGCAGAGCATATTGGAGGTTCAGAGGAAGGCTTTGTATATCTGATGAATAAGAAGGCTGACGAGATCGGACTTGTACATAGCCAGTTTAGAAATCCGCATGGGCTGGATGATGAAGGCCATTATTCAACGGCTGAGGATATGGCCAAGCTGACTGCTTATGCACTGCATAACGTGGATTTTAAGCGGATTGTAGCAACACCGGAACACAAAGCCCCTAATCCCGAAGAATCCTGGGACTATGATTGGCACAATAAAAATAAAATGCTTCGATTGTATGAAGGTGCAGATGGAGTGAAGACCGGATATACCAAAAAGGCTTTGCGCTGTCTCGTAAGCTCTGCAACACGCAATGGACAGCAGCTGGTCGCTGTTACATTAAATGATGGTAATGATTGGAATGATCATGCGAGTATGCTGGATTACGGCTTTGAGCATTATCCACTGAACGAACTGGCAGCCAAGGGACAATCCATTCAGCAGTACGAGTATATTACAGGGAATGCGTTCAAATATCCACTGCTGGCAGGAGAGACCGGTGAGGTTCGAACCAAGCTGGTGCTCTACAATCAGCGGTCGGAATCAGAGTCTCGGAGTGAAACGGCAGACGCCAATTTTGGCCTGAAGGGCCGAATTGAATTTTCATTGAATGGTGTGAAGATCGGTGAGGTTCCGGTCTATGAAAAAGGCAGCTTTATTCCAAAGGACAAAGCAGCAGAAACTATTGCGCTTCCTTATGATCAGTTAAAAGAGAATTCCCTGTTCGGCTCTCTAAAGAGAGTGCTTGACCAGCTCTTTAATTAG
- the ytfJ gene encoding GerW family sporulation protein, which yields MSDHPIQGLMKTAMENIKAMVDVNTIVGDAVETPDGTVILPISRVGFGFAAGGSDFHLDAEAESKSSNSSGNSASKANPFGGGSGGGVSIRPIAFLVVGKQGVHIVPLDNQTHLFEKIIDSAPQVIDQIQSIFQKNNAGSGMAGSTAPTYEV from the coding sequence ATGTCGGATCATCCAATTCAAGGATTAATGAAAACAGCGATGGAAAACATCAAGGCGATGGTCGATGTTAACACCATCGTAGGTGATGCAGTTGAGACACCGGATGGCACTGTAATACTGCCAATCAGCCGTGTTGGATTTGGCTTTGCAGCAGGAGGAAGTGATTTTCATCTCGATGCTGAAGCGGAATCTAAGAGCAGCAACAGCAGTGGAAATTCCGCTTCCAAGGCTAACCCGTTCGGAGGCGGCAGCGGCGGAGGTGTATCGATCCGGCCTATCGCATTTCTTGTTGTCGGTAAGCAGGGCGTACACATTGTTCCTCTAGATAATCAAACTCATCTGTTTGAGAAGATCATTGATTCTGCACCTCAGGTCATCGATCAAATTCAGAGCATCTTCCAGAAGAACAATGCGGGTTCAGGAATGGCAGGATCTACAGCTCCAACTTACGAAGTGTAA
- a CDS encoding DUF2953 domain-containing protein, whose translation MWIWIGAGILFVIILLIVLVLVSRIHIHLVVKSANNKQEVHVQLKMLYGILRMTKEVPEQKIQELKAKLLKKLEGAMSDQLNGSNEQKESVLPDEKHGKKGIWHQFLALLKSAYALKIWDTAPFASIRILQLRWNTRIGTEDVVLTSVATGILWGIKNTLLGWLSHKVRLLEMPQLDISPNWTEQWDLKTDFEIRACIRFAKAMRLSNMLTKRLAEAHGGIMAWRRDLEEEA comes from the coding sequence GTGTGGATCTGGATTGGGGCAGGCATACTGTTCGTTATCATTCTACTTATTGTGCTCGTACTTGTATCAAGAATACATATCCATCTGGTTGTGAAGTCTGCAAATAATAAGCAGGAGGTTCATGTTCAGCTCAAAATGCTGTACGGAATTCTCCGAATGACCAAGGAAGTCCCCGAACAGAAGATTCAGGAGCTCAAAGCCAAGCTGCTTAAGAAGCTTGAGGGTGCCATGTCAGATCAGCTGAATGGCAGCAATGAGCAAAAAGAATCGGTATTGCCTGATGAGAAGCATGGGAAAAAGGGGATATGGCATCAGTTCTTAGCTTTGCTCAAGAGTGCTTATGCTCTGAAAATATGGGATACGGCTCCTTTTGCATCGATTCGAATCCTGCAGCTCAGATGGAATACTCGTATAGGGACAGAGGATGTTGTATTGACTTCTGTTGCTACAGGTATCTTGTGGGGGATCAAAAATACGCTTCTCGGCTGGTTGTCTCACAAGGTGAGGCTTCTGGAGATGCCGCAGCTTGATATATCGCCGAATTGGACAGAACAATGGGATCTGAAGACGGATTTTGAAATAAGAGCCTGTATTCGCTTTGCCAAAGCGATGAGGCTCAGCAATATGCTCACCAAGCGGTTAGCTGAAGCTCATGGAGGTATTATGGCCTGGCGCAGAGATTTAGAGGAAGAGGCTTAG
- the scpB gene encoding SMC-Scp complex subunit ScpB, which produces MDFPALKSIIEGLLFLSGEEGLGVKQLSEIVDQRPEVVTDALEELKREYTKQGRGLQILKIAGNYQMGTLPEHAVYFEKLAYSPSRSSLSQAALETLSIIAYRQPITRVEIEEIRGVKAERALHTLTSKDLIQEVGRADAIGRPILYGTTKAFLDYFGLGTIKDLPEPAVFEDADPLEEETQLLFGKLGQNMFEEEPSGEALVDNERNKVE; this is translated from the coding sequence ATGGACTTTCCGGCATTGAAGTCGATTATTGAGGGCTTGTTATTCTTATCGGGTGAAGAAGGACTAGGTGTCAAGCAGCTCTCCGAAATTGTCGATCAGCGTCCAGAAGTCGTAACTGATGCGCTTGAGGAACTGAAAAGGGAATATACCAAGCAGGGAAGAGGACTGCAGATATTAAAAATTGCAGGAAACTACCAGATGGGAACCTTGCCTGAGCATGCTGTTTATTTTGAGAAGCTTGCTTATTCCCCTTCCAGATCCTCACTCTCTCAAGCCGCACTTGAAACGTTATCCATTATTGCTTACCGGCAGCCGATAACGAGAGTGGAGATTGAAGAGATCCGCGGAGTTAAGGCAGAACGGGCACTTCATACTTTAACAAGCAAGGATTTGATTCAAGAGGTTGGACGAGCTGATGCCATCGGCCGCCCTATTTTATATGGCACAACGAAAGCCTTCCTCGATTATTTTGGTCTTGGCACGATTAAAGATTTGCCTGAGCCGGCTGTATTCGAAGATGCTGACCCGCTCGAAGAAGAGACACAGCTCTTGTTCGGCAAGCTGGGACAGAACATGTTTGAAGAAGAGCCTTCTGGTGAAGCTCTGGTTGACAATGAGCGTAATAAAGTGGAATAG
- a CDS encoding segregation and condensation protein A, with the protein MTVVTYKLESFEGPLDLLLHLIDKHEIDIQDIPISRITDQYMDYIHSMQELELDITSEFLVMAATLLAIKSKILLPKPPVFLEFEDDHFMEEEDEDPRAELVQKLIEYRKFKSIARHLHERESVRSLIFSKEPEDLTPYVHHEPSNPVEGLHTADLITAFQKALSRAARNTTVARIHRDEISVKDRIRDVAGTLGRKGYGSKMLFSKLLNEDMYRQEIVVTFLAILELMKMKQIVCYQERLFEDIVMEWRGEKESDGLSGIEVDY; encoded by the coding sequence TTGACGGTTGTGACTTATAAGCTTGAATCGTTTGAAGGCCCGCTGGACCTTCTATTACATTTGATTGACAAACATGAGATTGACATCCAGGATATACCGATCAGCCGAATAACGGATCAATATATGGATTATATTCACTCCATGCAGGAGCTGGAGCTTGATATTACAAGCGAATTTTTGGTGATGGCAGCTACTCTTCTTGCGATCAAGAGTAAAATATTGCTGCCCAAGCCTCCTGTGTTTCTTGAATTTGAAGACGATCATTTCATGGAGGAAGAGGATGAAGACCCTCGTGCCGAATTGGTTCAGAAGCTTATTGAATACCGAAAATTCAAGAGCATCGCGCGTCATCTGCATGAACGGGAATCGGTTCGTAGTCTTATTTTCTCTAAAGAGCCGGAGGATCTAACGCCTTATGTTCATCATGAACCGTCGAATCCGGTTGAAGGGCTGCATACAGCGGATTTGATTACAGCCTTTCAGAAGGCACTCAGCCGGGCTGCAAGAAATACGACGGTGGCTAGGATTCATCGTGATGAAATATCGGTAAAAGATCGGATCCGGGATGTAGCGGGGACGCTTGGACGTAAAGGGTATGGCAGTAAAATGCTGTTCTCCAAGCTACTGAATGAGGACATGTATCGCCAAGAGATTGTTGTTACTTTTTTGGCTATTTTGGAATTAATGAAAATGAAACAAATTGTATGTTACCAGGAACGATTGTTTGAAGATATCGTGATGGAGTGGAGAGGGGAAAAAGAAAGCGATGGACTTTCCGGCATTGAAGTCGATTATTGA
- the ribE gene encoding 6,7-dimethyl-8-ribityllumazine synthase, whose amino-acid sequence MANYFEGNLVSEGLRYGVVVGRFNEFLTSKLLSASLDAFKRHGVQDDEVDVAWVPGAFEIPLIAQKMAESGKYDAVITLATVIRGSTTHYDYVCNEMAKGVAAINLKTGVPTIFGLVSTENIEQAIERSGTKAGNKGWDAAVAAIEMANLTKQLK is encoded by the coding sequence ATGGCTAACTATTTTGAAGGTAATTTAGTCTCCGAAGGATTAAGATATGGCGTTGTGGTTGGACGCTTCAATGAATTTTTAACGAGCAAGCTGCTGTCCGCGTCTCTGGATGCGTTCAAACGTCATGGTGTGCAGGATGATGAGGTTGATGTAGCTTGGGTTCCAGGAGCGTTTGAGATTCCTTTGATTGCTCAAAAAATGGCCGAGAGCGGCAAATATGATGCGGTGATTACACTCGCCACTGTCATCCGCGGCTCTACAACGCATTATGATTATGTTTGTAATGAAATGGCCAAGGGGGTCGCTGCAATTAACCTGAAGACAGGCGTGCCGACCATATTTGGACTGGTTTCTACAGAAAATATTGAACAGGCGATTGAGCGCTCTGGAACAAAAGCAGGAAATAAAGGCTGGGACGCTGCCGTAGCAGCAATTGAGATGGCAAACTTGACGAAACAGCTAAAATAG